In the genome of Ptychodera flava strain L36383 chromosome 13, AS_Pfla_20210202, whole genome shotgun sequence, one region contains:
- the LOC139147958 gene encoding LYR motif-containing protein 4-like, producing the protein MATSRMKVLSLYKQLLRESKKFTGYNFRTYAYRRIQDAFQENKSVTESVKINELVTKAEKNLELLKRQVTISQIYSEPKLVIEVKQGETVEPKQ; encoded by the exons ATGGCGACGTCAAGAATGAAAGTGCTCAGCTTATACAAACAACTCCTTCGGGAATCTAAGAAATTTACTGGATACAACTTTCG GACGTACGCTTACAGAAGGATACAAGATGCTTTTCAGGAAAATAAGTCGGTCACAGAGTCGGTGAAAATTAATGAACTGGTAACAAAGGCAGAAAAAAATTTAGAATTGTTGAAAAGACAG GTAACTATTAGTCAAATATATTCAGAACCAAAGCTTGTGATAGAAGTGAAGCAAGGCGAGACAGTTGAACCAAAGCAGTAG
- the LOC139147954 gene encoding phenylalanine--tRNA ligase, mitochondrial-like, producing MTSFITRRLVYSTVKKHGQKFMLISSAKSSRQLVHTSSLLHRPELSREEKGDVVVSGRTFQRDDMTTVTPKIISKVGRDLHNMKQHPICIIKELIRDFFYKRFLTNRGTPLFSIYDNLSPIVSTEENFDQLLVPRDHISRQKQDNYYINSSTILRAHTSAHQHSLVRAGLDAFLVAGDVYRRDTVDASHYPVFHQMEGVRLFTEYELFKDCQGASDLKLFETGKKDSDKQACHTLEAVKLVEFQLKQTLTELVEHLFGKGIETKWIEVYFPFTHPSWELEIKFQGEWLEVLGSGIMEQAILNSAGAGEKIGYAFGLGLERLAMILFNIPDIRLFWSEDDRFLSQFKVDDPYKVTFKPFSKYPLLRNDISFWCPPGYQSNDFYDVVRSVGGDLVERVTLIDEFVHPTTKKLSHCYRLEYRHMEKTLTQDEVSVIHWKIADAAEAEIKVEVRKK from the exons ATGACATCGTTCATCACAAGGAGGCTAGTCTATAGTACAGTTAAGAAACATGGCcaaaaatttatgttaattTCATCCGCCAAGTCGTCAAGGCAACTAGTGCACACGTCTTCGTTACTTCATCGCCCCGAACTTTCAAGGGAGGAAAAAGGCGACGTTGTCGTCAGTGGGAGGACTTTTCAACGGGATGATATGACAACAGTCACTCCAAAGATTATCTCCAAAGTTGGCAGGGACCTGCACAATATGAAGCAACATCCGATATGCATCATCAAAgaacttatcagggattttttcTACAAGCGTTTTCTAACCAACCGTGGAACTCCTCTGTTCTCAATCTATGACAACCTGAGTCCCATCGTTAGCACGGAGGAAAACTTTGACCAATTACTGGTACCCAGAGATCACATCAGTCGACAGAAACAAGACAACTATTACATCAACTCCTCAACCATTCTACGCGCGCATACCTCAGCTCATCAGCATTCGTTAGTCAGAGCAGGACTGGATGCTTTCCTAGTCGCGGGTGATGTGTACAGAAGAGATACAGTTGATGCGAGTCACTATCCAGTCTTCCATCAAATGGAAGGTGTGCGACTCTTCACTGAATATGAG ttGTTCAAAGACTGCCAAGGTGCATCCGATCTGAAGCTGTTTGAAACTGGCAAGAAAGACTCAGACAAACAAGCGTGTCACACCCTTGAAGCAGTAAAGCTTGTAGAATTTCAACTGAAACAGACCCTGACTGAACTCGTGGAACATTTATTTGGGAAAG gtattgaaacaaaatggatTGAGGTCTATTTTCCTTTCACCCATCCATCCTGGGAACTGGAGATTAAATTCCAAGGTGAATGGTTGGAAGTACTAGGAAGTGGAATCATGGAACAAGCTATTTTAAACTCTG CTGGTGCAGGAGAGAAGATAGGATATGCATTTGGTTTGGGATTGGAGAGGCTTGCCATGATTCTGTTCAACATTCCTGATATCCGATTATTCTGGAGTGAGGATGACAGATTTCTATCTCAATTCAAAGTGGATGATCCATACAAAGTGACTTTCAAG CCGTTCAGCAAATACCCGCTACTACGGAATGACATCTCATTCTGGTGTCCTCCCGGCTACCAGTCTAACGACTTCTACGACGTCGTCAGATCTGTTGGTGGTGACTTGGTGGAAAGAGTGACATTGATAGACGAGTTTGTGCACCCAACGACAAAAAAGCTGAGTCACTGTTATCGGCTCGAGTACAGACACATGGAAAAGACCCTGACACAAGACGAAGTGAGTGTGATACACTGGAAGATTGCAGACGCTGCTGAGGCAGAAATCAAAGTTGAAGTCAGGAAGAAATGA